The Xanthomonas indica genome has a segment encoding these proteins:
- a CDS encoding LysR substrate-binding domain-containing protein — protein sequence MDRLTGIVAFARAAEQRSFVGAGRVLGISASAVGKSVAALERELGVRLLQRTTRRIALTAEGALFLEHCQRVLADLREAEEALAQTRQAPRGRLRVGLPTIGYRFLVPLLPEFRQRYPDVELDLDFDDRVVDLLEHGLDAVIRSGVQADSRLLARRLGPFRFCLCAAPDYLRRRGVPQTPAELAAHDGVVFRVPDTGKPQDWPLAESAPLPPAVLTCNNMEAVRAAAIAGMGIACMPAFLAQDALADGRLQSVLDAHMADGGAFFVVWPSRRQLSPKLRVFVDFLAERLFRTD from the coding sequence ATGGACCGCCTCACCGGCATCGTTGCCTTCGCCCGTGCCGCCGAGCAGCGCAGTTTTGTCGGTGCCGGCCGCGTGCTCGGCATCTCGGCCTCGGCGGTGGGCAAGAGCGTCGCGGCGCTGGAACGCGAGCTCGGCGTGCGCCTGCTGCAGCGGACCACCCGGCGCATCGCGCTGACCGCCGAGGGCGCGCTGTTCCTGGAGCATTGCCAGCGCGTGCTGGCCGACCTGCGCGAGGCCGAGGAGGCGCTGGCGCAGACCCGGCAGGCGCCGCGCGGGCGCCTGCGGGTCGGCCTGCCGACCATCGGCTACCGGTTCCTGGTACCGCTGCTGCCCGAATTCCGCCAGCGCTATCCGGACGTGGAGCTGGACCTGGACTTCGACGACCGCGTGGTCGATCTGCTCGAACACGGCCTGGACGCGGTGATCCGCAGCGGCGTGCAGGCCGACTCGCGGCTGCTGGCGCGGCGGCTGGGACCGTTCCGCTTCTGCCTGTGCGCGGCGCCGGACTACCTGCGCCGCCGCGGCGTGCCGCAGACCCCGGCGGAACTGGCCGCGCACGATGGCGTGGTGTTCCGCGTTCCCGATACCGGCAAGCCGCAGGACTGGCCGCTGGCCGAATCGGCGCCGCTGCCACCGGCGGTGCTCACCTGCAACAACATGGAAGCGGTGCGTGCGGCGGCGATCGCCGGCATGGGCATCGCCTGCATGCCGGCGTTCCTGGCCCAGGATGCGCTGGCCGACGGCCGCCTGCAGTCGGTGCTGGATGCGCACATGGCCGACGGCGGCGCGTTCTTCGTGGTGTGGCCGTCGCGCCGGCAACTGTCGCCGAAGCTGCGCGTGTTCGTGGATTTCCTCGCCGAACGGCTGTTCCGCACCGATTGA
- the uvrD gene encoding DNA helicase II → MDVSHLLDDLNPAQREAVSAAPGHYLVLAGAGSGKTRVLTHRIAWLHQVHGVPVHGILAVTFTNKAAGEMRHRADLQLRNGSRGMWIGTFHGLAHRLLRLHWQDAKLPESFQVLDADDQLRLVKRVVQQLELDEGKFPPKQIVWWINQQKDEGRRAQHIQPEPRDEWVTTLRNAYALYQERCDRAGLVDFAELLLRAHELLRDTPALLAHYRARFGEILVDEFQDTNAIQYAFVRVLAGDSGHVFVVGDDDQAIYGWRGAKVENVQRFLTDFPSAQTIRLEQNYRSSANILNAANAVIAHNPDRIGKQLWTDSGDGEPIDLYAAYNEVDEARYVVERVRQWVRDGGSYSEAAVLYRSNAQSRAFEEALIAEQVPYRVYGGMRFFERAEIKDTLAYLRLVANRADDAAFERAVNTPPRGIGDRTLDEVRRLARAQSLSLWAAAQQAAQQGGELAARARNALGQFLGLIEQLAADVAGLPLPEQIDQVLARSTLRDHWSKESRGGLDSESRTDNLDELVSVASRFVRADGDEDADEGRQAMTELVAFLAYASLEAGEGQAQAGEDGVQLMTLHSAKGLEFPLVFLAGMEDGLFPSARSLEESGRLEEERRLAYVGITRARHKLVLSYAESRRIHGQDNYNVPSRFLREIPRELLHEVRPKVQVSRSASLGAPRSLGHSVIEAPAIKLGANVQHPKFGGGVVIDYEGSGAHARVQVQFDEAGAKWLVMAYANLTVL, encoded by the coding sequence GTGGATGTCTCTCATTTGCTCGACGATCTGAACCCCGCCCAGCGCGAGGCCGTTTCCGCCGCGCCCGGCCACTACCTGGTCCTGGCCGGCGCCGGCTCCGGCAAGACGCGCGTGCTCACCCATCGCATCGCTTGGTTGCACCAGGTGCATGGCGTGCCGGTGCACGGCATCCTGGCGGTCACCTTCACCAACAAGGCCGCGGGCGAGATGCGCCACCGCGCCGACCTGCAGTTGCGCAACGGCAGCCGCGGCATGTGGATCGGCACCTTCCACGGCCTGGCGCACCGCCTGCTGCGCCTGCACTGGCAGGACGCGAAGCTGCCCGAGAGCTTCCAGGTGCTCGACGCCGACGACCAGCTGCGGCTGGTCAAGCGCGTGGTGCAGCAGCTGGAGCTGGACGAGGGCAAGTTCCCGCCCAAGCAGATCGTGTGGTGGATCAACCAGCAGAAGGACGAGGGCCGCCGCGCGCAGCACATCCAGCCGGAGCCGCGCGACGAATGGGTCACCACCCTGCGCAACGCCTATGCGCTGTACCAGGAGCGCTGCGACCGCGCCGGCCTGGTCGATTTCGCCGAACTGCTGCTGCGCGCGCACGAACTGCTGCGCGACACCCCGGCGTTGCTGGCGCATTACCGCGCCCGCTTCGGCGAGATCCTGGTCGACGAATTCCAGGACACCAATGCCATCCAGTACGCCTTCGTGCGCGTGCTCGCCGGCGACAGCGGCCACGTGTTCGTGGTCGGCGACGACGACCAGGCGATCTACGGCTGGCGCGGCGCCAAGGTCGAGAACGTGCAGCGCTTCCTCACCGATTTCCCGAGCGCGCAGACCATCCGCCTGGAGCAGAACTACCGCTCCAGCGCCAACATCCTCAACGCCGCCAACGCGGTGATCGCGCACAACCCCGACCGCATCGGCAAGCAGCTGTGGACCGACTCCGGCGATGGCGAGCCGATCGACCTGTACGCGGCCTACAACGAGGTGGACGAGGCGCGCTACGTGGTCGAGCGCGTGCGCCAATGGGTACGCGACGGCGGCAGCTACAGCGAGGCGGCGGTGCTCTATCGCAGCAACGCGCAGTCGCGCGCGTTCGAAGAGGCGCTGATCGCCGAGCAGGTGCCGTACCGCGTCTACGGCGGCATGCGCTTCTTCGAGCGCGCCGAAATCAAGGACACCCTGGCCTACCTGCGCCTGGTCGCCAACCGTGCCGACGATGCGGCCTTCGAGCGCGCGGTCAACACGCCGCCGCGCGGCATCGGCGACCGTACCCTGGACGAGGTGCGGCGCCTGGCGCGCGCGCAGTCGCTGTCGCTGTGGGCGGCGGCGCAACAGGCCGCGCAGCAGGGCGGCGAACTGGCCGCACGCGCGCGCAACGCGCTGGGCCAGTTCCTCGGCCTGATCGAGCAACTGGCCGCGGACGTGGCCGGGCTGCCGCTGCCCGAACAGATCGACCAGGTGCTGGCGCGTTCCACCCTGCGCGATCACTGGAGCAAGGAGAGCCGCGGCGGGCTGGATTCGGAGTCGCGCACCGACAACCTCGACGAACTGGTGTCGGTGGCCTCGCGCTTCGTCCGCGCCGACGGCGACGAGGACGCCGACGAGGGCCGCCAGGCGATGACCGAACTGGTCGCGTTCCTGGCCTACGCCTCGCTGGAGGCCGGCGAAGGCCAGGCCCAGGCCGGCGAGGACGGCGTGCAGTTGATGACCCTGCACTCGGCCAAGGGCCTGGAATTCCCGCTGGTGTTCCTGGCGGGCATGGAAGACGGCCTGTTCCCCAGTGCGCGTTCGCTGGAAGAGAGCGGGCGCCTGGAGGAAGAGCGGCGCCTGGCCTACGTCGGCATCACCCGCGCCCGCCACAAGCTGGTGCTGAGCTATGCCGAGTCGCGGCGCATCCACGGCCAGGACAACTACAACGTGCCCTCGCGCTTCCTGCGCGAGATCCCGCGCGAGCTGCTGCACGAAGTGCGGCCGAAGGTGCAGGTCTCGCGCAGCGCCTCGCTGGGCGCACCGCGCAGCCTGGGCCACAGCGTGATCGAGGCGCCGGCGATCAAGCTCGGCGCCAACGTGCAGCATCCCAAGTTCGGCGGCGGCGTGGTCATCGATTACGAAGGCAGCGGCGCCCACGCCCGCGTGCAGGTGCAGTTCGACGAAGCCGGCGCCAAATGGCTGGTGATGGCGTACGCCAATCTGACGGTGCTGTAG